From Blastochloris viridis, one genomic window encodes:
- a CDS encoding DapH/DapD/GlmU-related protein, producing the protein MTRPSDTPQVDPTAQIRDCRLGHYTAVGARTKLLESTLGDYSYIVNDGEVAYTTVGKFCSIAAMVRINPGNHPMTRATQSHFTYRASRYFAGEDDEASFFEWRRGFPVTIGHDVWIGHGAIVLPGRTVGTGAVVAAGCVVTKDVAPYTIVVGNPARPLRRRFSETLAERLVALGWWEWDHARLHAALPDFRALSAEAFLDKYEAAAYIPAE; encoded by the coding sequence ATGACGCGCCCGTCCGACACCCCGCAGGTCGACCCGACCGCACAGATCCGCGACTGCCGGCTCGGCCACTACACCGCAGTCGGCGCCCGCACCAAATTGCTCGAGAGCACGCTCGGCGACTATTCCTACATCGTCAACGACGGCGAGGTCGCCTACACCACCGTCGGCAAGTTCTGCTCCATCGCCGCGATGGTGCGGATCAACCCCGGCAACCACCCGATGACGCGGGCGACCCAGTCGCATTTCACCTACCGCGCCTCGAGGTATTTCGCCGGCGAAGACGACGAGGCGTCCTTCTTCGAGTGGCGGCGCGGCTTTCCGGTCACCATCGGCCACGACGTCTGGATCGGCCACGGTGCCATCGTGCTGCCGGGCCGGACCGTCGGCACCGGCGCTGTGGTGGCGGCCGGTTGCGTGGTCACCAAGGACGTCGCCCCCTACACCATTGTGGTCGGCAACCCGGCGCGGCCGCTGCGCCGGCGGTTCTCCGAGACCCTCGCCGAGCGACTGGTGGCGCTCGGATGGTGGGAGTGGGATCACGCCCGCCTCCACGCCGCCCTGCCCGATTTCCGCGCACTGAGCGCCGAAGCGTTCCTCGACAAATACGAAGCCGCTGCTTACATCCCGGCCGAATGA
- the phnC gene encoding phosphonate ABC transporter ATP-binding protein: MLVLDGVSKRFGDKFAVADVSLEISTGGFIGIIGRSGAGKSTLLRMINRLAEPSAGRILADGNDVTRLSGRRLYRWRADCAMIFQQFNLVGRLDVLTNVLLGRLQRTPNWRSMLKLWTHEEKAIALSALDQFDIAQIAAQRADSLSGGQQQRVAIARALVQEPRIILADEPIASLDPRNTKTVMDALLRINKHYGITVLCNLHSLDVARCYCDRLVGMAGGRVVFDGSPECLTDHVARDLYGLEADEVMDAELPADVPAGLAVPA; this comes from the coding sequence GTGCTGGTTCTGGACGGGGTGTCCAAACGGTTTGGCGACAAGTTCGCCGTTGCCGACGTGTCGCTGGAGATTTCGACCGGCGGCTTCATCGGCATCATCGGACGGTCGGGCGCCGGCAAGTCGACGCTGCTGCGCATGATCAACCGCCTCGCCGAGCCGAGCGCCGGGCGTATCCTGGCCGATGGCAACGACGTGACGCGGCTGTCCGGGCGCCGGCTTTATCGCTGGCGCGCCGACTGCGCGATGATCTTCCAGCAGTTCAATCTGGTGGGCCGGCTCGACGTGCTCACCAACGTGCTGCTGGGGCGGCTGCAGCGCACGCCGAACTGGCGCTCGATGCTCAAGCTGTGGACGCACGAGGAGAAGGCAATCGCGCTGTCCGCACTCGACCAGTTCGACATCGCTCAGATTGCGGCGCAGCGCGCCGACAGCCTGTCCGGCGGCCAGCAGCAGCGTGTCGCCATCGCCCGCGCGCTGGTGCAGGAGCCGCGCATCATTCTCGCCGACGAGCCGATCGCCTCGCTCGACCCACGTAACACCAAAACGGTGATGGATGCGCTTTTGCGCATCAACAAGCACTACGGCATCACCGTGTTGTGCAACCTCCATTCGCTCGACGTCGCCCGCTGCTATTGCGACCGCCTGGTCGGCATGGCGGGCGGGCGGGTGGTGTTCGACGGCTCGCCCGAATGCCTGACCGACCACGTTGCCCGCGACCTCTATGGCCTCGAAGCCGACGAGGTGATGGATGCCGAGCTTCCCGCCGACGTGCCGGCGGGGCTGGCTGTTCCCGCGTAA
- the phnD gene encoding phosphonate ABC transporter substrate-binding protein, whose protein sequence is MLNRRSLILAGAALAVSANAALAQDWKAKYPELVFALIPEENASGVSNRWTPFAEYLSKELGTKVTLRLANDYAAIIEGQRAGNIHIAYYGPASYARAAMTGVKTEPFAIEVNQDGTKGYHSVFYVRKDSPYQKIDDLKGKNLGLVDPNSTSGNNVPRFALDKMGIDPDKFFDKVVYTGSHENAVIALQQGTVDAAANWWNDANESSLRRMERKGMAKYDDYRIIFTSDLIVNSPFAYLTDLPADLKAKIRDAFFKYAADKDAFDKIYEGKRQPWQPIDHSAYLPIVELNKFVDELRKQKRS, encoded by the coding sequence ATGTTGAACCGACGCTCGCTCATTCTTGCCGGCGCCGCGCTTGCCGTCAGCGCCAACGCTGCGCTTGCGCAGGATTGGAAGGCGAAATACCCCGAACTCGTCTTCGCGTTGATCCCGGAAGAGAACGCCTCCGGCGTCTCCAACCGCTGGACGCCGTTCGCCGAGTATCTGTCGAAGGAGCTCGGCACCAAGGTGACGCTGCGCCTCGCTAACGACTATGCCGCGATCATCGAAGGCCAGCGCGCCGGCAACATCCACATCGCGTATTATGGCCCGGCCTCTTATGCCCGCGCCGCGATGACCGGCGTCAAGACCGAGCCGTTCGCCATCGAGGTCAACCAGGACGGCACCAAGGGCTATCACTCGGTGTTCTACGTCCGCAAGGATTCGCCCTACCAGAAGATCGACGATCTGAAGGGAAAAAACCTCGGTCTGGTCGACCCCAACTCGACCTCCGGCAACAACGTGCCGCGCTTTGCCCTCGACAAGATGGGCATCGATCCCGACAAGTTCTTCGACAAGGTCGTCTACACCGGCAGCCACGAAAACGCGGTCATCGCGTTGCAGCAGGGCACGGTGGATGCCGCCGCCAACTGGTGGAACGACGCCAACGAGTCCAGCCTGCGCCGCATGGAGCGCAAAGGCATGGCGAAGTATGACGACTATCGCATCATCTTCACCTCCGACCTGATCGTGAATTCGCCGTTCGCCTACCTCACCGATCTGCCGGCGGACCTGAAGGCCAAGATCCGTGACGCCTTCTTCAAATACGCTGCCGACAAGGACGCTTTCGACAAGATCTACGAGGGCAAGCGCCAGCCCTGGCAGCCGATCGATCACTCGGCGTATCTGCCGATCGTCGAACTGAACAAGTTCGTCGACGAACTGCGCAAGCAGAAGCGGTCCTGA
- the phnE gene encoding phosphonate ABC transporter, permease protein PhnE: protein MAPSIHRQGDARLALMMGGYDAAVAAKRRQTTLGATVLIVAVVVAALVGEVDVGKFVVNLHRFGDYIVRLAHLEGGAGVLSDVGEWFWGWRRWLVMLGETLLIAYMGTLMGALGGFALCFFAARNLTGRAWVRFATKRFFEVCRTVPEMVFALIFVIAFGLGPLAGVLALAVHSTGALGKLFCEVVENIDLKPVDGVKANGGSWVEAVRFAVVPQVLSNFASYALLRFEVNVRSAAVMGFVGAGGIGQDLIEAIRKFYYSDVSALLVLIVGTVMVIDLCTERLRHALLGLRRA from the coding sequence ATGGCCCCATCGATCCACCGCCAGGGCGATGCCCGGCTCGCCCTGATGATGGGTGGCTATGACGCCGCGGTCGCGGCCAAGCGCCGGCAGACGACGCTTGGCGCCACCGTACTGATCGTTGCCGTGGTCGTTGCCGCCCTGGTCGGTGAAGTCGACGTCGGCAAGTTCGTCGTGAATCTCCACCGTTTCGGCGATTACATCGTCCGTCTCGCCCACCTCGAGGGTGGCGCCGGCGTGCTGTCCGATGTCGGCGAGTGGTTCTGGGGCTGGCGGCGCTGGTTGGTCATGCTCGGCGAGACGCTGCTGATCGCCTATATGGGCACGTTGATGGGCGCGCTCGGCGGCTTTGCGCTGTGCTTCTTTGCCGCGCGCAATCTCACCGGCCGCGCGTGGGTGCGCTTTGCCACCAAGCGCTTCTTCGAGGTCTGCCGCACCGTTCCGGAAATGGTGTTCGCGCTGATCTTCGTCATCGCGTTCGGGCTCGGCCCGCTTGCGGGCGTGCTGGCTTTGGCGGTGCATTCCACCGGCGCGCTCGGCAAGCTGTTCTGCGAGGTGGTCGAGAACATCGACCTGAAGCCGGTCGACGGCGTCAAGGCCAATGGCGGCTCGTGGGTGGAAGCGGTGCGCTTCGCCGTCGTGCCGCAGGTGCTGTCGAACTTCGCCAGCTATGCGCTACTGCGGTTCGAGGTCAACGTCCGCAGCGCCGCGGTGATGGGCTTCGTCGGCGCCGGCGGCATCGGCCAGGACCTGATCGAAGCGATCCGCAAGTTCTATTACTCCGACGTCAGTGCGCTGTTGGTGCTGATCGTCGGTACGGTGATGGTGATCGATCTTTGCACCGAGCGACTTCGCCATGCACTGCTCGGGCTTAGGCGGGCGTGA
- the phnE gene encoding phosphonate ABC transporter, permease protein PhnE, translating into MAERPKLVADTAAFARRHPDQFRWVTRGRVVALCVTAAMIALFALGIAVLEFDARRFALGLLKLGEFVVFMVPPSTGDWATFVLYLKALAETVAIALLGTLLATVPAIVMGFVAAKTVVGQVVIHFLSRRILDTVRGVDELIWALIWVNVVGLGPFAGILAVASANVGILGKLFSEAIEAADPRPVEGVVSTGGSRLAAVRFGLWPQVAPVIASQVLYYFESNTRSATIIGIVGAGGIGLHLAEQIRTLEFQHVSALVLMILATVAAIDWLSDMLRFSIIGRREVVG; encoded by the coding sequence ATGGCGGAACGACCCAAGCTCGTGGCCGATACGGCGGCGTTCGCCAGGCGCCACCCCGACCAGTTCCGGTGGGTGACGCGCGGCCGCGTCGTCGCGCTGTGCGTAACGGCTGCAATGATCGCGCTGTTTGCGCTCGGCATCGCGGTGCTGGAGTTCGACGCCCGTCGCTTTGCCCTTGGCCTGCTCAAGCTCGGCGAGTTCGTGGTGTTCATGGTGCCGCCCTCGACCGGGGATTGGGCGACGTTCGTGCTCTACCTCAAAGCGCTGGCGGAGACGGTGGCGATCGCGCTGCTCGGCACGCTGCTGGCGACGGTGCCTGCTATCGTGATGGGGTTCGTGGCGGCGAAGACGGTGGTGGGGCAGGTCGTGATCCACTTCCTGTCGCGGCGGATACTCGACACCGTGCGCGGCGTCGACGAACTGATCTGGGCATTGATCTGGGTGAACGTGGTGGGTCTTGGCCCGTTCGCCGGCATCCTGGCGGTGGCCTCGGCCAATGTCGGCATTCTCGGCAAGCTGTTCTCGGAGGCCATCGAGGCGGCCGATCCGCGACCGGTGGAGGGCGTGGTGTCGACCGGCGGCAGCCGCCTTGCGGCGGTTCGGTTCGGGCTGTGGCCGCAGGTGGCGCCGGTGATCGCCAGCCAGGTGCTGTACTATTTCGAGTCCAATACGCGCTCGGCCACGATCATCGGCATCGTCGGCGCCGGCGGCATAGGCCTTCATCTCGCCGAGCAGATCCGCACGCTCGAATTCCAGCACGTCTCGGCGTTGGTGCTGATGATCCTGGCGACGGTCGCGGCGATCGACTGGCTATCGGACATGCTGCGGTTCTCGATCATCGGCCGCCGCGAGGTGGTGGGATAG
- the phnF gene encoding phosphonate metabolism transcriptional regulator PhnF: protein MPPDPDRSSIDRSSGVSLWRQIAERIEREIAAGAYPPGAQLPSEAEYSERFGVNRHTVRRALAVLAERGMVRSVQGRGSFVEEAPLRYAIGRRVRFSENVIAAGRSPRGRLIGVATVVDAEPARRLALPPRTPLLRVELVSSANAVPLSRSTSWFEQARFEGLEAELHRTGSVSRAFAAHGIADYTRLETVISARPVDPAEQELLELPAGRAVLVVDAVNADAGGRPIQVQRTRFAADRVHLIVGS from the coding sequence GTGCCGCCAGACCCCGACCGCTCCAGTATTGATCGCAGCTCCGGCGTCTCGCTGTGGCGGCAGATCGCCGAGCGCATCGAGCGCGAGATCGCCGCCGGTGCCTATCCGCCCGGCGCCCAGCTGCCGTCCGAGGCGGAATACAGCGAGCGGTTCGGCGTCAACCGCCACACCGTTCGCCGGGCGCTTGCGGTGCTGGCGGAGAGAGGGATGGTGCGCTCGGTGCAGGGTCGCGGCAGCTTCGTCGAGGAAGCGCCGCTGCGCTACGCCATCGGCCGCCGTGTGCGCTTTTCCGAAAATGTCATCGCCGCCGGCCGCTCGCCGCGAGGCAGGCTGATCGGGGTCGCGACCGTGGTCGACGCTGAGCCGGCGCGACGGCTCGCTCTACCGCCTCGCACACCGTTGTTGCGCGTCGAGCTGGTGTCGAGCGCCAACGCCGTGCCGCTGTCGCGCTCGACCTCGTGGTTCGAGCAGGCACGCTTCGAGGGGCTGGAGGCCGAACTGCACCGCACCGGCTCGGTCAGCCGCGCCTTCGCCGCCCACGGCATTGCCGACTACACCCGCCTTGAGACCGTAATTTCCGCTCGCCCGGTCGACCCGGCCGAGCAGGAACTGCTGGAGCTGCCGGCCGGCCGCGCTGTGCTGGTGGTCGACGCCGTCAACGCCGACGCCGGCGGCCGACCGATCCAGGTCCAGCGCACCCGCTTCGCCGCCGACCGCGTTCACCTGATCGTCGGCAGCTGA
- the phnG gene encoding phosphonate C-P lyase system protein PhnG: MSSPETMPNAQDFERDRRFAMAVLATAEVGELEAAWAAWPEPPAVEDLRRPGCGLAMVRGRIGGDGAPFNLGEATVTRAAVRLPSGHIGHAYVLGRVARKAWLAAVFDALWQDIATRPRVERDVLAPARARAAAAAGRAAAEAAATRVAFFTVTRGDNQDSAS, from the coding sequence CTGTCCAGTCCGGAAACAATGCCGAACGCGCAAGATTTCGAACGCGACCGCCGCTTCGCGATGGCGGTTCTTGCCACCGCGGAGGTGGGCGAACTGGAGGCGGCCTGGGCGGCGTGGCCGGAGCCGCCGGCGGTAGAGGATTTGCGCCGGCCCGGCTGCGGGCTGGCGATGGTGCGCGGCCGGATCGGCGGCGACGGCGCGCCGTTCAACCTCGGCGAGGCGACGGTGACACGGGCCGCGGTGCGGCTGCCCAGCGGGCACATCGGCCACGCCTATGTGTTGGGGCGGGTTGCGCGCAAGGCGTGGCTGGCCGCGGTGTTCGACGCGCTGTGGCAGGACATCGCCACCCGGCCGCGGGTCGAGCGCGACGTGCTGGCTCCGGCGCGCGCGCGGGCGGCGGCGGCGGCGGGCCGGGCGGCGGCCGAGGCGGCGGCGACGCGGGTCGCGTTTTTCACCGTCACTCGCGGCGATAACCAGGACAGCGCGTCATGA
- the phnH gene encoding phosphonate C-P lyase system protein PhnH gives MTVASGFAEPVFDAQRAFRAVMAAFARPGFGHAVPADLAPPPPMTPALATVALTLLDHDTPVWLDPPLAAAPDVAAFLRFHAGAPIVCDPAAAAFALIADPVAMPPFAAFAQGSDVYPDRSATLVLQVACFAGATLALAGPGIKDTARFAASPLPADFAQRIKANRAAFPRGVDVVLCTATEVAALPRSVRLVGEGA, from the coding sequence ATGACAGTTGCCTCCGGCTTTGCCGAACCGGTGTTCGACGCCCAGCGCGCCTTCCGCGCGGTGATGGCGGCATTCGCGCGGCCGGGGTTCGGGCATGCGGTGCCGGCCGACCTCGCGCCGCCGCCGCCGATGACGCCGGCATTGGCCACGGTGGCGTTGACGCTGCTCGACCACGACACGCCGGTGTGGCTCGATCCGCCGCTGGCGGCGGCGCCGGACGTCGCCGCGTTTCTGCGCTTTCACGCCGGCGCGCCGATCGTTTGTGATCCGGCCGCGGCGGCATTCGCATTGATCGCCGATCCGGTGGCGATGCCACCGTTCGCGGCATTTGCGCAAGGCTCTGACGTCTATCCCGACCGCTCGGCGACGTTGGTGCTGCAGGTCGCGTGCTTCGCCGGCGCGACGCTGGCGCTGGCTGGCCCGGGCATCAAGGACACGGCGAGATTTGCTGCATCGCCGCTGCCGGCTGACTTCGCCCAACGGATCAAGGCCAATCGCGCCGCGTTCCCGCGTGGGGTCGACGTCGTACTGTGCACGGCGACCGAGGTTGCGGCGCTGCCGCGCTCGGTTCGCCTGGTCGGGGAGGGGGCCTGA
- a CDS encoding carbon-phosphorus lyase complex subunit PhnI — translation MYVAVKGGEAAIRNAHRLLAHQRRGDPLVPELSAAQIDGQLALAVDRVMTEGSLYDRGLAALAIKQARGDLVEAIFLVRAFRATLPRFGATEPLDTSAMTIRRRISATFKDLPGGQILGPTFDYTHRLIDGALEGFEPPAPASAEPCQDPVPRVTDLLGEQGLIEPSPADDGFEPGDLTREPLAFPIGRDLRLQALARGDEGFLLALGYSTQRGFARSHPFAGEIRLGEVEVELDVEELGFAVTLGTITVTECQMVNQFKGSAAAPPQFTRGYGLAFGHCERKAMAMALVDRALRARELGEDIAAPAQDEEFVIMHADNVEATGFVEHLKLPHYVDFQSELDLVRRLRAAWSADAIKEAAQ, via the coding sequence ATGTATGTCGCGGTCAAGGGCGGCGAGGCCGCGATTCGCAACGCCCATCGCCTGCTGGCGCACCAGCGCCGCGGCGATCCGTTGGTGCCGGAGTTGAGCGCTGCGCAGATCGACGGTCAGCTTGCGCTTGCGGTTGACCGGGTGATGACCGAGGGCTCGCTCTATGACCGCGGCCTCGCGGCTCTGGCGATCAAGCAGGCGCGCGGCGATCTGGTCGAGGCGATCTTCCTGGTGCGCGCCTTTCGCGCCACGTTGCCGCGGTTCGGCGCAACCGAGCCGCTCGACACATCGGCGATGACCATCCGCCGCCGCATTTCGGCGACGTTCAAAGACCTACCGGGCGGGCAGATCCTGGGGCCGACCTTCGACTACACCCATCGCCTGATCGACGGCGCGCTGGAAGGCTTCGAGCCGCCGGCGCCGGCCTCGGCGGAGCCATGCCAGGACCCGGTGCCGCGCGTCACCGATCTGCTCGGCGAGCAGGGCCTGATCGAGCCCTCGCCCGCGGATGACGGCTTTGAGCCCGGCGACCTCACCCGCGAGCCGCTGGCCTTTCCGATCGGCCGCGATCTACGCCTGCAGGCCTTGGCGCGCGGCGACGAAGGTTTCCTGCTCGCGCTCGGCTATTCGACTCAGCGCGGCTTTGCCCGCAGTCATCCGTTCGCCGGCGAAATCCGGCTCGGCGAGGTCGAGGTCGAGCTCGACGTCGAGGAGCTTGGCTTTGCCGTTACGCTCGGCACCATCACCGTCACCGAGTGTCAGATGGTGAACCAGTTCAAGGGCTCCGCGGCGGCGCCACCGCAGTTCACCCGCGGCTACGGCCTCGCCTTCGGCCATTGTGAGCGCAAGGCGATGGCGATGGCGCTGGTCGATCGCGCGCTGCGCGCCCGCGAACTTGGCGAGGACATCGCCGCCCCGGCGCAGGACGAGGAATTCGTGATCATGCACGCCGACAATGTCGAGGCGACCGGGTTCGTCGAACACCTGAAGCTGCCGCACTATGTCGACTTCCAGTCCGAACTCGATCTGGTGCGCCGCCTGCGTGCGGCATGGAGCGCCGACGCGATCAAGGAGGCGGCGCAATGA
- a CDS encoding alpha-D-ribose 1-methylphosphonate 5-phosphate C-P-lyase PhnJ has translation MSADATYNYAYLDEHTKRAIRRAILKAIAIPGYQVPFASREMPMPRGWGTGGVQVTAAIIGPDDVLKVIDQGADDTTNAVAIRGFFTRVAGVATTTRTVDATIIQTRHRVPETPLKAHQILVYQVPIPEPLRFLEPRETETRKLHALADYGTMHVKLYEDIAHFGEIATTYAYPVTVDGRYVMDPSPIPKFDNLKLNDCPALQVFGAGREKRIYAVPPHTRVISLDFDDHPFAPQRFTEPCALCGSTGVFLDEVILDDRGGRMFVCSDTDFCNGRQADGHRGCLAGNPIQDEEKRDA, from the coding sequence ATGAGCGCGGACGCCACCTACAACTATGCCTATCTCGACGAGCACACCAAGCGCGCCATCCGCCGGGCTATCCTGAAGGCGATCGCGATTCCCGGCTATCAAGTGCCGTTCGCCAGCCGCGAGATGCCGATGCCGCGCGGCTGGGGCACCGGCGGCGTGCAGGTCACCGCCGCCATCATCGGGCCGGACGACGTGCTCAAGGTGATCGACCAGGGCGCAGACGACACCACCAACGCCGTCGCCATCCGCGGCTTCTTCACCCGCGTGGCGGGCGTCGCCACCACCACCCGCACGGTGGACGCCACCATCATCCAGACCCGCCACCGCGTGCCGGAAACGCCGCTAAAGGCGCACCAGATCCTGGTCTATCAGGTGCCGATCCCGGAGCCGCTGCGGTTTTTGGAGCCGCGCGAGACCGAGACCCGCAAGCTGCACGCCTTGGCCGACTACGGCACCATGCACGTCAAGCTCTACGAGGACATCGCGCACTTCGGCGAAATCGCCACCACTTATGCCTACCCGGTGACGGTGGACGGTCGCTACGTGATGGATCCGTCGCCGATCCCCAAGTTCGACAACTTGAAGCTCAATGACTGTCCGGCGCTGCAAGTGTTCGGCGCCGGCCGCGAAAAGCGCATCTACGCGGTGCCGCCGCACACGCGCGTGATCAGCCTCGATTTCGACGACCACCCGTTCGCGCCGCAGCGCTTCACCGAGCCGTGCGCGCTGTGCGGCTCAACCGGCGTGTTCCTCGACGAGGTGATTTTGGACGACCGCGGCGGCCGCATGTTCGTGTGTTCCGACACCGACTTTTGCAACGGGCGGCAGGCGGACGGCCACCGCGGCTGTCTCGCCGGCAATCCGATCCAAGACGAGGAGAAGCGGGATGCATGA
- the phnK gene encoding phosphonate C-P lyase system protein PhnK: MHEEPLLIADGLTRYYGARLGCREVSFTLHPGEVLAVVGESGSGKSTLLGLLSTELEPSAGRVRYRMRDGSLRDLAELSEPERRLLLRTDWGFVRQSPEAGLRMAVSAGANVGERLMAVGWRHYGAIRHAAGDWLARVEIAADRIDDSPKTFSGGMRQRLQIARNLVTQPRLVFMDEPTGGLDVSVQARLLDLIRQLVADLGLAVVIVTHDLAVARLLSHRIMVMKEGRVIEDGLTDQVLDDPRAAYTQLLVSSVLQS; encoded by the coding sequence ATGCATGAGGAGCCGCTGCTCATCGCCGACGGGCTGACCAGATATTACGGCGCGCGGCTCGGCTGCCGCGAGGTGTCCTTCACGCTCCATCCCGGCGAGGTGCTGGCGGTGGTGGGCGAGTCCGGCTCCGGCAAGTCGACGCTGCTCGGCCTGCTTTCGACCGAGCTTGAGCCGAGCGCCGGGCGTGTGCGCTATCGCATGCGCGATGGCAGCTTGCGTGACCTTGCCGAATTGTCCGAGCCGGAGCGGCGCCTGCTGCTGCGCACCGACTGGGGCTTCGTGCGGCAGTCGCCGGAGGCGGGCCTGCGCATGGCGGTGTCGGCGGGGGCGAATGTCGGCGAGCGGCTGATGGCGGTGGGCTGGCGCCATTATGGCGCCATTCGTCACGCCGCCGGCGATTGGCTGGCACGGGTCGAGATCGCGGCCGACCGCATCGACGACTCGCCGAAGACCTTTTCCGGCGGCATGCGCCAACGCCTGCAGATCGCCCGCAACCTCGTCACCCAGCCGCGCCTTGTCTTCATGGACGAGCCGACCGGCGGTCTCGACGTCTCGGTGCAGGCGCGGCTGCTCGACCTCATTCGCCAGCTGGTCGCCGACCTCGGCCTCGCCGTGGTGATCGTCACGCATGACCTCGCGGTGGCGCGGCTGCTGTCCCACCGCATCATGGTGATGAAGGAGGGCCGGGTGATCGAGGATGGGCTGACCGACCAAGTGCTGGACGATCCGCGCGCGGCCTATACCCAGCTGCTGGTGTCGTCGGTGCTGCAGTCGTGA
- the phnL gene encoding phosphonate C-P lyase system protein PhnL: protein MMTILDVQNIAKSFTLHLRGGLTLPVVAGVSFDVAAGECVALGGPSGAGKSSILKMIFGNYRTDAGCILIHDGGTAVDIAKASPREVLALRATTVGYVSQFLRVIPRVAALDIVAEPLRARGVDAADASERAAAMLRRLNLPERLWRLPPATFSGGEQQRVNIARGFIAETRLLLLDEPTASLDGVNRDAVIQFIRDKAAAGTALVGIFHDAEVRDAVADRTLDVRAFAAA from the coding sequence ATCATGACAATTCTCGACGTGCAGAACATCGCCAAGAGCTTCACGCTTCACCTGCGCGGCGGCCTTACGCTGCCGGTGGTGGCGGGGGTGTCGTTCGACGTGGCGGCGGGTGAGTGCGTCGCGCTCGGCGGGCCGTCGGGGGCGGGCAAGAGCTCGATCCTCAAGATGATCTTTGGCAACTACCGCACCGACGCCGGCTGTATCCTGATCCATGACGGTGGAACGGCGGTCGACATTGCCAAGGCAAGCCCGCGCGAGGTTCTGGCGCTGCGGGCGACGACGGTTGGCTATGTCTCGCAGTTCCTGCGGGTGATTCCGCGCGTCGCCGCGCTCGACATCGTCGCCGAGCCGCTCCGGGCGCGGGGGGTCGATGCGGCGGATGCCAGCGAGCGTGCGGCCGCCATGCTGCGGCGGCTCAACCTGCCGGAGCGGCTGTGGCGGCTGCCGCCGGCGACCTTCTCCGGCGGTGAGCAGCAGCGCGTCAACATCGCCCGCGGCTTCATCGCCGAGACAAGGCTGCTGCTGCTCGACGAGCCGACCGCTTCGCTCGACGGTGTCAATCGCGACGCCGTCATCCAGTTTATCCGCGACAAGGCGGCGGCCGGAACGGCGCTGGTCGGCATCTTTCACGACGCGGAGGTTCGCGACGCCGTTGCGGATCGCACGCTCGACGTCCGCGCCTTTGCCGCTGCCTGA